The nucleotide sequence CCTGATCAAGGCGGCGGCAGTGGCGCTGGTGCGGCATCCGGAAGTGAACGCGGCCTGGGCCGAGAAGGTGATCCGGCGTTTCAGCCGTGTGCACATCGGCGTGGCGGTGGCGGTCGAGGACGGGTTGATCACACCGGTGGTCCGCGATGCCGACCGCAAGGGCGTGGCGCAGATCGCGCGCGAGGTGCGTGAGCTGGCGAAATTGGCGCGCGAGCGGAGGCTTACGCCCGACGAATACACCGGCGCCACCTTCTCCATCTCGAACCTGGGCATGTTCGGCATTGACGAGTTCACGGCCATCATCAACCCGCCCGAGGCAGCCATACTGGCGGTGGGCCGGCTCGACCAGAAGCCGGTGGTGGAGAACGGGCAGGTCGTCGTTCGGCCGCGCATGCGCATGACCATGAGCTGCGACCACCGCGTGGTGGACGGCGCGACCGGCGCCCGCTTCCTGCAGACACTCAAGGACTTCATCGAGGAGCCGATGATGATGCTGGCCTGACGGTGCGTCGGGGAAGAACTGCGGCTCCACAGCGGTTGGGGAGCGAGGGGCGCCGCGGACGTCACGTCCGCGGCGCCCCCGCCGTCTTTGGAGCTGCAAGTCCAGCCAGCAGTTGAGCTTCAGCAGCACGAAGCGGTGCCGCCCCAAAAGGTGGCGGGTCGGCCCAGGTCAGAGGTAGCCCTTGCTCGCAACGTCGGGTCCGGCGTTGGCTCGGTTGGCCAGCCGTCGCCCCCGTCCGGTTGTCGGGCGTCCCGGGCGGGCATAGAATGCACGCCGGCTTTCCCATGAGAACTCCATCCGCGAGGTGAGGCGTGGCGGAGAACCAGTTCGACCTGGTGGTGATCGGCGCCGGCCCCGGCGGCTATGTGGCGGCGATCCGTGCCGCGCAACTCGGGAGGAAGGTGGCCTGCGTCGAGGCGGACAAGCTGGGTGGCGTATGCAACAACGTGGGGTGCATCCCCACCAAGGCGCTGCTCGAGAGCGCGAGGTACGCCCAGAAGCTGGAGCATCTGGGCGAGTTTGGCATCCAGTTGGGGGAGGTCAAGCTCGACCTGGGAGCCGCGGCGAAGCGCAGCCGGAAGGTGGCGGAACAGGGCGCCAGGGGCGTGGCGTACCTGTTTAAGAAGAACGGAGTCGAGTGGGTCAAGGGGTGGGGCGCGCTGGCCGGCAAGGGGAAGGTGCGGGTCGAGGGTGGGGAAGGCGAACGCCTGCTCGAGGCGAAGCATGTGATCCTGGCTACCGGCTCGCGGCCCAAGGACCTGCCCATCCTCAAGGCGGACGGGCGGCGAGTCTGGAACTCGGACCACGCTGTTTTCCCGGAGAAGGCGCCCGCATCGCTGGCGATCATAGGCGCGGGCGCCGTCGGGATGGAGTTCGCCGACATCTACGCCTCCTTCGGCAGCGCGGTCACGATCATCGAGGCACTCGACCGCGTCCTGCCAGTGGAGGACAAGGACGCGTCTGCTGCCGTCGAGAAGTCTTTCAGGAAGCGCGGGACCGAGGTCCTGGTGAGTGCCAAGCTGGAGAAGGCGGAAGTGGGCGGCGATGGCGTGAAGCTCACGGTTCAGGCGAAGGGGGGCAAGGTCCGGACGCTCGAGGTCGAGACGGTACTGCTCGCGGTGGGGCGTGCGCCCGTGGTCGAGCAGATCGGACTGGAAGAGGCGCAGGTCAAGGTGGAGCGCGGCTTCATTGCGGTAGACACTCAGATGCGGACCAGTGTGCGGAACGTGTACGCCATCGGCGACGTGGCCCGGCCGCCGCTGCTGGCGCACAAGGCGTCGCATGAGGGAATCGCGGTGGTAGAGGCGCTGGCGGGCAATGGGCACGCCGGCGTCGACTACAGCAACATCCCGAACGTCACCTACTGTCACCCGGAAGTCGCCTCCGTCGGCCTGACGGAGGAAGCCGCTCGGGAGCGGGGGCTCGAGATCGAGGTCGGCAGCTTTCCGTGGAGTGCGAACGGGCGCGCCCGCACCGCGGGAGAAGGCGAGGGTTTCATCAAGGTCGTGCGGGACAAGCGCTACAGTGAGCTGCTGGGCGCGCACATCGTAG is from Gemmatimonadota bacterium and encodes:
- a CDS encoding 2-oxo acid dehydrogenase subunit E2, coding for LIKAAAVALVRHPEVNAAWAEKVIRRFSRVHIGVAVAVEDGLITPVVRDADRKGVAQIAREVRELAKLARERRLTPDEYTGATFSISNLGMFGIDEFTAIINPPEAAILAVGRLDQKPVVENGQVVVRPRMRMTMSCDHRVVDGATGARFLQTLKDFIEEPMMMLA
- the lpdA gene encoding dihydrolipoyl dehydrogenase; translated protein: MAENQFDLVVIGAGPGGYVAAIRAAQLGRKVACVEADKLGGVCNNVGCIPTKALLESARYAQKLEHLGEFGIQLGEVKLDLGAAAKRSRKVAEQGARGVAYLFKKNGVEWVKGWGALAGKGKVRVEGGEGERLLEAKHVILATGSRPKDLPILKADGRRVWNSDHAVFPEKAPASLAIIGAGAVGMEFADIYASFGSAVTIIEALDRVLPVEDKDASAAVEKSFRKRGTEVLVSAKLEKAEVGGDGVKLTVQAKGGKVRTLEVETVLLAVGRAPVVEQIGLEEAQVKVERGFIAVDTQMRTSVRNVYAIGDVARPPLLAHKASHEGIAVVEALAGNGHAGVDYSNIPNVTYCHPEVASVGLTEEAARERGLEIEVGSFPWSANGRARTAGEGEGFIKVVRDKRYSELLGAHIVGPHASELIAEFVVGRHLEATAEEMDRAIHPHPTLSEAVAEAALAALGRAIHI